The window CGGCCCGTGGCTTGTGCACTCTAATTCCAGTGATAggaaaaacccatttctcaaatCCAATCCCGGCGCCTGGAACCGTCTCTTCGGTCTAATTTTCTTAGACAACCCGATCGGCACCGGCTTTAGCATTGCCGCCACGGAAGATGAGATCCCAAGAAACCAGAATTCAGTAGCCAAACACCTCTTCATTGCCCTCCAAGCATTTCTATCTTCGAACCCGTCTTTCAAGTCCCGCCCTCTCTATATAACAGGAGAGAGCTATGGAGGGAAATTCATTTCGGCAATCGGACACTATATCTTGCAACAGAACTCGAAACTTCCCACGTCGCGCCGTGTGAATTTACAGGGCGTCTCGATTGGGAACGGGATGATGCATCCCGTCACTCAGGTGACGGCCCACGCAGTGACTGCGTACTACTCTGGCCTGATCAATGCAAAGCAGCGTCACCAACTTGAGGAATTCCAAGCCAGGGCTGTTAAATTGACCAGAGAGGAGAGATGGAGGGAAGCGACGGATGCACGGAGCCATGTGTTGCGTTGGTTGAGGAATACGACGGGATTAGCGACGATTAATGACCTGAGTAAGAAAAGGCCTTACAAGACGAACATCGTTGGCGTTTTTCTGCAGAAGGAAGAGGTGAAGGTGGCATTGGGTGTGGAGAAAGGGATGGTTTGGAAGAACTGTGGTGGTGTTGTGGGGAGAGTTTTGCATGATGATGTGATGAAGAGTGTGAAGTTTATGGTGGAGGATTTGGTGAAGAAGAGTCGAGTGCTTTTGTATCAGGGGCAGTTTGATCTGAGAGATGGGGTAGCGTCAACTGAGGCTTGGATGAAGGAGATGAAGTGGGACGGATTGAAGAGGTTTCTAAATGCGGATAGGAAGGTTTGGAAGGTGAATGGAGAGGTGAGTGGGTATGTACAGAGATGGGGAAGCTTGACCCATGTAGTCGTTTCAAGGGCTGGACACTACGTGCCGGCCGATCAAGGATTGAATTCTCAGGCGATGATCGAAGATTGGGTTTTGGAGAAGGGCTTGTTTGGTGATGAGAAAATGGTCATTTCGAGCTTCCGTGGCACTCTTTGAATCGATTTTCCGGTTGTGATGAAATAAGTTTGGTTTGGATTGCAGGAATTCAAAACAAATTGAAAGTTTATTACTGTTGAATTTGAAATGTATCGCTGCAATAGAATGAATTGGGTCGATTTAGTTTGGCCAAAAGATCAGTTTGATCAATGGGAATTTTGTGGTTGAGCTACGATCATTTCAGAACAACTCCTTAAAACTTGGAGATTTTTAAAATCCCGAAAGATTATGAGtattacctttttttttcttttccttttttatgtttCCTTCAAAGCCAGTAACACACCCTCCAGATGCATTTGGATGACTAAATAGCATATCCTAAGGCTGGATTTGTACAATTTAAATAGCACATATcctaaggctgcatttggatgatgTTTTGAATTGAATTCCAGTAATTGGTTAAAGAAAGAAGCAATGATCAAATTTTAATGAAGTTTCCAAGTATTCAAATGTGGAAGCATCATTCAAAAATTGCAGTTACATTCCTTTCCAACCTAGCTTGAATGAAACTTGATTGTGAATTGGAGCTTCGTCTCTCAACATGAATCCAAAGGTAATTGCAATGTAGTCATTTCTAGTTTATTGAACTGATCATTGCATTAATTCAATTCACTACTGCATCTAAACCCAATCTATATATAGCTGCGAACACA is drawn from Magnolia sinica isolate HGM2019 chromosome 5, MsV1, whole genome shotgun sequence and contains these coding sequences:
- the LOC131245607 gene encoding serine carboxypeptidase-like 50, which translates into the protein MESFPSSFLTLLLILSFLHLFPANSQPGATTFFPEKALPTKSGYLPINSTSGSAMFYAFYEAQQPNSEIPKTPLLVWLQGGPGCSSLLGNFFELGPWLVHSNSSDRKNPFLKSNPGAWNRLFGLIFLDNPIGTGFSIAATEDEIPRNQNSVAKHLFIALQAFLSSNPSFKSRPLYITGESYGGKFISAIGHYILQQNSKLPTSRRVNLQGVSIGNGMMHPVTQVTAHAVTAYYSGLINAKQRHQLEEFQARAVKLTREERWREATDARSHVLRWLRNTTGLATINDLSKKRPYKTNIVGVFLQKEEVKVALGVEKGMVWKNCGGVVGRVLHDDVMKSVKFMVEDLVKKSRVLLYQGQFDLRDGVASTEAWMKEMKWDGLKRFLNADRKVWKVNGEVSGYVQRWGSLTHVVVSRAGHYVPADQGLNSQAMIEDWVLEKGLFGDEKMVISSFRGTL